ATACTATAACCTTAAATCTACTACCATACTATGATAATTGATAAAAACGCTCTCAGGTCTTACTGTCCGGTCAATATTGCCTATAACAAGCTTGTTTATTTTCCAATATTTTCttccaatattttattttaatcggttttaaatgtttattttattttttaaaattttttctTAGCATTCAAAAGTAGTGTCACCGTTTAAACCCGTTACCTTTCAGTAAATGTGCAGCGGCATTGAACGAGACCCCGGCCTAGATGGATCAAATGAACCGCCAGTGCGTGGCGTGAATTAGTCGTCACAATAGGTGGCGAATTTTCTTTGTGACATAAGCGAAAATTGTATATTTACTGGCGTAATCAGAGATTGGTTTTACAAGGAATACTACTGACCGTATGTATAAAATATGGACAAAAGTAAATTCGTCTCtttataacacacacatacatacctatgtgtgtgtgtgtgtatattatatatatatatatatatatatatatatatatatatatatatatatatatatatatatatatatatatatataccaaccaAGCTTAATGTTTGTACAACCCTTAGCAAACAAGTACGCACCGGATAacattttgcagtgttttttttttttttttttaaataaaaataatttgatctTTAATATCCCATGAAGCACTCTCAAAAATGGTTCATACAATGCGTTCGTAGCAGAGTAACGTTTCCCGGTTCAGAGTCCACTTGGATCTTATCGAGGAACCATTGCCTTTCAAGATAGGAACTCGTAAGCCTTCCTCTTCCAGAGAACACAAAGACTCCAACTCTTTCCAACGTTTTAACGGCCATTTAAGTGACATGGGCCTGTTTAACATGTAATGCAACCCTAAGCACAGTTAAATGGTGCGGTATTCCTTGATAGCCCTGTCTTGAAGGATTTTATTATGAAAGGAATCCCAAACGTTTAGTGGCATTATTACAACATTTCTACCAATTCAAAACACTTGATTTAACAACACATGTCCTTGCAAAAATGAAaactgggttttaaaaaaaaaaacacaagttggATAACTGGTTCTGGTTCTCAAATCCGTTAACCGAATACTTCTAGATGTCTTGAGTTCAATTTACACCGAGAGCATGCAGTTATAAGGTTGACTCCATTGCTTTCCATGTTGTGAAACCAACATAAAAATGTAACTCCTACTACCTTACAGTTAGAGGACTCGGTACATCAATACTAAAAGTTTAGGGTGCTAACTGCAGAACTCAGGACACAATAAAGAGGTACCATGAGGAATGCTAAccatttattcacatttttgtataGATAAAAACATCCTTTATAAcaccaataaaaaaagaaaagatcatGTTATATGCAAGAAGCATTTCACTCCTCAGTAAGATTAAATAGACCGTATGCGTACCTGGTACTTCTGAGCTGGCTGCTGTGGGATCCGCTGCTGCTGGCTAGGTGACTTGACTGGGAGTGCCCAGTTTCATAAGAACTCTTCCGCTTGAGATTAGAGTAACTTTGGTAAGCTAGTGCCCAGCCCCACCTTCCAGGAAAGGACCATAAAACATGCCACTGACTGCTGTGAACGTACATGCCTGTCATTACGGTTTACTTGCACCTTTATATCTTCATTGTACAAAAACCCAGAAGTGAGGCTTTTCTTTTACTGTACGAACCAATTCGCAATAATAATTTCAgaccccactttttttttttaaagtaatactttaaaccattttttttctagTCATGCCCTTCCATAGGTCAACAGAAGTTTAATTGTGTAAGAGTGCATATATACAAGTAaatttaccacatcaacacaccatagCTCATGTGGTAAATTTATTTTCGAATcaatcggtgtgtgtgtgtgtatatatatatatatatatatatatatatatatatatatatatatatatatacacacacacacacacacacacacacactacaagaAAGAAATGTTCCGGTTGAGATAATACAGACGCTGTGACTCTAATCACGTAGCAGCCTGATCTTTGTTACCTGTGTGGGTGTGAGGGTGGATACCTTGGCTTCAAGTGGTTGGAGATAAGCAGCTTGGCAGTCAATTATACAAACACTTTTTGCCAACCCCTCAAAAACATGGAAAACATATTTGTAAACCAAGAAATTAAAACCCTTAAAAGGCTTCTGACCACTGAGCAATTCCATTGCATTAGAAAACAAGCATTTTTATTATACTGAATATGTAAAATATTTCTCATTCATTCACATTAATTAGCAAAtctaatatttaaataatatatatataatatatacaaccaATCTACATATCGCCAccttattttaaaaaagacaaacataacAAAATACATAATTCACAACCAGAATCATTTGCTCAAATTTTTTTGTTCTATCTGGCCTTTAAACATAAAAACTTTTTCAAGGCCACTGCGCAGGTCTTTTTTGGCAAAGTACTTCTCAtattgctttttgtttgtttcacacaACTGTCTACAgtaaaaaacagtaaaatgtcCTATTACTTCCTGAACTGGATGCAGGGACTGAATTGCTCCACACATGAAGTTTCCTTAAGGCGGTCATTTGACTATGAACAAAAGTACAAACAATTGCAATACTACACAATAGCTAACGTAGCCTAATTGCTTGACCTACTGACCAAGGGCAAATGTATTCTAGCCTACAAAGCCAGTGCAACCACTGCTTAATATTGACCTGAAAAGACTCCCCcaggtttaaataaattaaaataggaAGAAAATAAATCAACAGGCTTCTAAAAAAATCAAAGTGTTCACAATGAAATATTTCAGCTGGAGTCTTGTTGACTATGACAACAGCTTCTTCCTGCTGTAGGGCCTGTTCACTGATCGCTGCCTGGACGCTCCGTTAAACGGGGACATGTCCTGCTCTGCGACCATGGGTGCTGCCGCCTTCTTCTGTGCAGACGTGTCCAGGCTGGACTCATCATCTGTGAAAAGGATTACAACATCAATCTGTGAACCTAGGTCTTAATCAAATAAAAAGGATGTAGAAGTATTTACATACAaaccaaacagacagacacagcccCAACAGCAAAACATATAATCTACATCTATTATTAGATTAGAAGAAGTGAAACCCACTGACTTCAAAAAAGCATTTCTGTACACAAGTTCAATCAAACTTACCTGTTGCATAGCTCTTCTTGTTTGAGGAAGGGGTCTTGCCCCTATACAGCAATGGAGATTGAGTCAACGCCAGCAGGCCACTTGCAGATACAGGCTTCCTCAATTTGCAGCTTGGCGGAGTCACacctatagaaaaaaaatacattacgaTTACATTATACAGCAGAGTAGCAAGAAAGGTCAAACTGATAGGCTGCTGCCTGAAAACTGCCTCCTCTCTGCTAATCTGGATTCAGCACCACCTGGAACACTTTCTTGACAGGCCTTTAACAGCAGATGACAAGTATATCTTAACAGAATCTCAAGAACCACAACAGAGCACGGTAATCAAGTTGAAAAGCCCTGTCAATATATTAAGTTCTTAACATGCTCTTAGAATGCCTTAGAGTGGAATCACTTAATATAATTTTGTCTGCAGTAAGGTGGTCAGTGCAACTCTGCTGAACAGCGATTGGAAAGACTTAGGGAAGCTGCACGTCTAAACCAAGAGATCTTACCCGAGATGACAAAGTCTTTGTCAATGAAAAACTGGTTGTCGCACTGCAGGGATTCGCTGTCTCCCCATTGGTTACACAGACCTCCGGTGATGTCCGAATCCTCAAGCTGGCTTAGAAGGGGTTTCTTCGCTCTCCTCTGACCATCCTCTTCATCTGGGGAAAAGGCCTCGCTGCTGCCTCTCTTCCTCGACCTAAGACCAAACGCCTCTCTGGAGTCTTGTCTGTCACCATGATCCAAAGATTGAATATCCTGGAGCCTGCAGACTCCTTCCAGGTCAGGATCCTCCAGCAATTTCAAATTTTCAGCCTCCTTGCTAAGAGGCACACCTACTACCCACTTCTCCTTATTGCCAACACCTGCGCCTCCAGCCTTCTTCCTCCGGGGCCAGTTGATGAGGCTCTCTGGGGTGGACCTGCCTCGTCTCTGAGGTGAGGGAGTCCAGGGGGCAGCTTCTCCGATTCCAGaaggggagggggtgctggaatgcTGCGTTGGGGTGTAGGACTGACAGATATAAGTCTGCACCCCACCTTTTCCTGGCGTTGTTTTACCAGGTGTACCATGAGCGCAAAGCGAAGAGGGGGAAGCATATCCGGTGTCCCTGCGCTTGGGGTAACGAGTGAGCGGACTGGCTGGTCCTGCTCTTTTTGTCTTTGTGCTGCCCTGGGGTAACACCTTCAGGCTACTCTCTACACCAGTCTCCCCGGCGTTAAAGGAATCTGTTCGTTTGAACTTCAGTTTGTGCAGTCCCGAAGCCTGCATCTCCAGCTCTACCTGGTAGGAGGGGGTATTTGGAGTGGCTGGGCTGCGCCGTTGGCTAGGTGTTCGAGAGGTCCGGGGAGTGGAAAACTTTGGGGGTTCCTCTGGGCTCCTAAGACGGGCGGCTGCCCGCCTCTGCTGGCGATCAGGGGTCAAACGGAACCCATAACTGGGTCCAGTGGTGGAAGAGGAGTCTCCTAGTTTTCTGGATGAAAATTCAAACACCTCATCAGACCTTGAGGGCTTTCTGGTGAAACAAATATTCATTTTAAGATCCTCTGTTTTTAGGATTGTGGCTTCAGAGATTTCAATGCTCTCCTCCTCTTCTGTTGTTGCGAAAGACCCAGATGTGCATGTGCTAGCCTGGGAAGAAGAGTCTAGCCTCTCTGAAACAGATACCACGTCAGACTGGGAAATGGCTTTGTTCTGGGAGAGCTCCGAGGATCCTGGCAGCTGTTTACAAACACCTGTCTGGGTGCTGCCCATGCTGTCTGACTTGAAGGCTCTCTTTAGTTTAGGGGGACTAATCTCATCAGTGCTGGCAGTCTGCTGCAGGTACCCACAGGACCTTGAACTTGAAAGCAATCTGGCTTTCTCCCGATTCTTTCTGCCACCCAGTGGCTTGCTCACGATGTTGGGCTTAACAGGGGAGCTGGAAAATGCACTTGCAAGCGCTGTTGTATCAGCGGTCTCTAGCCTGTCTGTTAAAGTTGTTCCTCCCATCTTCTGAAGGTTTTTCCTTGGTGTGACATTATTGTTGCTACTTTTCAATGGCGTCCATACAGGGTTTTTAGGAGGAGTTCCTTTCAAAGGTGTTCCTCCTGACCTTGTAAAAATCCTCTGTGGAATGAGAGgacttttctgttgagtcctagCAGGTTGTTTAACAGGAGAGGAATTGCCACAAAGCTCAGCTCCAGCATCAGCATCATTTCTCAATGGCGTACAGGATTTGGAGGCTTTAGGTGTTCTTGGAGTTAGGGGGGCAACCAAGCTTGTTTTCCAAGGTTTTTTCTCTGGGGTAAAATGTCCTGCCTTCTGGGGGGAATGTTCAAATAGTGAATGATCTTTTCTTGGAGTGCCTAATTGTCCACTGATTCTCAGTGAAGTTCTTGTGGCAATTTGTTTTGGTGGAGTTCCCACTGGAGAGTTGGGAGCACATGGACCCTGGCAGCTCCTTAAAGTTACTGGTGAATTTGTTATGCTCTGGGATCTTGGATGAGTTTGCAGGGTACATGCTTTTTGAGGGGTTGTCATTAACGCTCTTGGCGTACCTGGTGTTTGAGGACTCTTTCTTGGGGTACCATTTTTTTTAGGTGTCCTTAACATTCTGGGGGAGTGGCGAGATGGATTGCAGGGGGACTCCGGTACTTTGAACGCCACATGAGCTTGTCCTTGAAGCCTGGGTTTTTGTGGAGAAGGCGACCAGGTCACAGTTTTTTTGGGTGTTCTGGTTGGGCTTTGCAAAATACCAGACTTTGCATGTGTTCTTGCAGGCAATAAGGATTCCACAAAGTTCTTTACTGGTGTCCTCAGACGGTTGCCTGGTGAGCTATCCTTGAGAGGAGTTCCCAATACCAAACGCTGGCTTCTCCGGACAGGAGATTTGAAAGGACTGCCACCTAACTTCCAAGAAGATGACCCATGTGTCTCTGATCTTATTCCCAGGACAGGGCTCATCACAGGGGTTTGGCATGGGATCCTGGTGGGTGTACGTGGAGACTTCCTAGGAGTTACGCCTCTGCCCGTGGGGCTCCATAGCTTCCTATGAGCTTTTCTAGGAGTCTTCTTAGGAGTCTGTAgaataaattaaatattcaaactGGTTTTGCTCCCTCTTCAACAATTTAATGGCACTGTATTAGTGACATGGGTGTGGTACGTACCTGACACACTAGTTCCTCCGAAACCTGCTCTTCCATACCAGCCCTTCTCTCTTCCCTGGAACCACAGGCTTCAGAGTGGCTGGGAGAGCGCATGGCACCAAACAGCAGCCGTACTGGAGACCTGATGGTCTGAATATCCAGCATGCCTGAAATACAAGCATTGTTTCGATTACACACAAACAAAAGTAATACCTTAGTGAAATGACCTACATTTTACCGGACATCAGCAAGTACACCAATACTCCATCTGGTAACCCCCAACCGCCACCTCCCCTGCTCGTAAATAATAGTTTGGTTTGTTTACTCCTCCCCAGACATACTGCAATCTACAAAAACAGTAAACTGAAAATCATCACAGGAGGATTATTTTACCacatttaaaaaggtaaaaacatTAAGGCATGCAAAACTGACATCCTGAAAATAAGGAAAAAAGGTATTTCTAAAATGTGGACCTTGCTGATAACCTGCAAGCCAAGTGCCGTACTCACCTGCTTTGCTATCACTCAGGGTCAGTTGGGAAGCCGAATGGACCCTCTCCAGGTTCCGAGACCGGGGCTGGGAACTGGAGTAGAAGGAGCTGGAGTGCCTCCTGCCGAAAGAGAGCTTCTTGATTCGAGGGCTCCTTCTCAAGTCAGTCTCTACAATcagaaatgaaaatgaatgatTGATTTGAAGAGCATTGGCTGATGGTGGGAAATGACTGGATTACAACACCTCAGTGCGCAACCTTTATTTACACAAGATGGTTTGTGCTCCCTACACCTTTGTTGCTGGGGTTTCAAGCTGCGAATATATATTGTAAGGTTATTGGCAGGTGTATGTGTGGATGTTTTCCCAGTTTACATACCGATGGCTAGTTTCACATGCCCAGATTAGAAACAGtcctggactaccttacctaaaccAGATGAAGAGCAAACTCACCATTTTCTGGCTTCACAGGGGATTCCTCCACAATGCAGACTTCAGAAGCTGTTATTGAGTTCCTGAATCACATAGAAAATACAATTCACTACAGTACAAACATCAATAATGTGTTATTGGTATCATTGGCAATAGTTAAGTATTTATCTTAAGACACTTatgcactaaaatacagtaatccgtcgtgtatctacctgtcacatatccgccctaaccaacctcttcagcaacgttagtttattactgaacagagaagattagttcaaatattgtagatcctaccaaagttttcgtacactgtgttgtatgtgctccgtgcgctgccattgctggtagtgtcacgtgaccTGTTCAATGTGTTAATATGCAAATAAATTCTGTTTGCCTGCGGTGCATATCAGCTTGAaactccgtctcgatctcctgcctgtcactcagcagcaaatgcacgcatccacacggCTACTTTGTCACAAGCATCAAtatcctgtatctttctaaacaagggatttaggggagctccctaataaaagctgaatctcaaaacaataattgtgtgaatatagtaattctTACAGCTGTGGATTCAttcaaaacaggattcatttatccgcccttactctggtcccaccgtaGTCAGCCATGCGACCAATTACTGCAGTTAACTCTCTCATTAACAATAGCAAACAATTAagagcagtttttcttttcttttttgaagcCATGGAAACAACCTTGGAGTTTCAGTTGTACTGACCTTCCTTTAATCTGTCTGTGCAGCAGCCTGTTTGAGACCTGCTTGTGCAGAGGTGTTTCCATGACCTTTTTAGTCAGAAGCTTGTGATTATCTGAAACTGGAAACAGTACAACATTCAGCATAAAGAGCACATACTAAAAATAAGTCACAAGAACCTTTGTATTGACAGATCCAGTTTAGCTACGTTTAGCAGATTTTTCCTTCTTTAAAGGTTGCAGAAACCACACCTTCAACAATTAACTTCAATACTGTTGTGCATTTGtatgatattatattatataacagCATGCATATAATTTTGTTCTAGAGGTAAAATGCCATGATTACCTTTCACATCATCCTTAGACCTTGAACGCTTGTGCCTCAGTCCCTCCACAGCAGATACAGACTGGCTCCTTGGTAGCTTAGCTTTTTTAATAGAACTGTGTGACTCTTGATTAAACAGGTTCCGGCGTACCTTTGTTACCTCTGCAGAAAAAGACATTAGTAAAAAGCACAAGTTAAGTAGGAAATACCCGTTCAATACACATTGCTCTTATTAGCCAAGTTGGGGAGACATGCTCAAGTAGGAACAAGTGGGAATGGGATCGACACCCAGATTGTGTGACCCACAAGGAGCACAGCTGGCTGCCAAGAAAATAATTCAACCATAATAAAGCAGAACTGAGTTCAAGATTGTTTAAAAGATATCTTTGAatttaaacattataaaaaaggacaaaacagGTCAcctctaaaaataaaaatgttgtctcAGAAGTTACTTTGTGTGAATAACAAATAACTTGAAATACTCACCTTGTACTACTTCTTTGGGTGGTGGTGGTTCAGGACAAGGTAGCTCCACAGCAAAAGAAAGACGAGACTTAACGCTTTCCTAATAAATAAGACAAAATCAGCAATATTAAAACCTGTTCCGcgcattttgtttgtttacaaatgaTCTTTTGAAAAGTATATTGCAGGATTTTCCCAtaaagtacccccccccccccccccatttacccTTTTTGTAGACTtcttgggcatttcaatttgccGTAAACTCTGAGATGCATCACTCATGCTTCGATGACGAGTCAGCATACCACtcctaaagaataaataaaatagtataggtagtatttcaaacacatttaaaaaggtaCACGCATACATCGATAAATATCTATTCTACAGAACACATTATACCTGCAAGTTCAGATAAAGgtgtaatatttaaacaaaacaaaaaatacctaGGCCACACTGCATATACACCTCTGGCTACACAGTTTCTATGTTCTGCACTTTATTCCACTTTCTTGGGGGCAGTCTCACCTTTTTTTCTCGGCTGATCTGGTGCGCAGGTTTTCAAGACGCTCCCCCCCAGCTGAGGATGTACTGGGGGCTGCCGAAAGCTGTGAAGCAGCTGGAGAGTTGCTCTCCTGTGTCATTGACTCATCGCTGAAGAAATCTGAAGGAAGAACCGAAGTCAACTTTTCAGGCAGCTGTGTGCCAAGACTGGAGTACATATCCCCAAGGATCGTTGGAACGGTGTTGATGTacctgcaaaagaaaaagaatccTTGCCTGTTAAGGTTTTAGTTCCTTCTGGATGGTACAATCACACAGATATGTATTACTACTCTTATCTAGggtatatttacagtttacataCAGACCATGCAGTGTTACAAGTCTACACCACTTTTACCAACACGTCCAAATAGATCCATATATGTAAATTAAGCAGTTAAAGACTTACACTATAAGGATCTCTTCTTCCAGGAACTTAGCGAGGTAAGATGGGTCTTTAGACAAGGAGATAATGCGCAGCATATCTGTAATCTGGATTTACAGAAAAAACAGTGAATACTATGagaccaaaaacatttcacaggTTCAAAACCAGCCAAGTTAAAATGAAGTCAGCCAGATAGACACAGGGTCTACAAACAACTTCCAATCTGAAATGCAAGAAGTGTGAAATACATATTCTTTTACTTCTCTCGTCAGCCACAAGATGTCAGTTATGACTCACTTTTTACTAATTGAAGTAACTAAAGATTGAGACACGGTAGAAAGTCAAATACAATCTAACTGGCACTGTAGGTAGTATGGATTTATAGAACAAACACATTCATGCATTTGGTTTAAAATTTCACATAAAACGTAACAGTACTGCATGTGTaatataaataaaaggaaaatggCAATGCAATTGACAATTCACCTGCATTTTTACAGTTCTATTTTGAACTTACTGaatgaaagttatttaaaacatgttattataTGTTTCTTTATTGTAATACAgtgagtaaaacaaaataaactttcttCAGTTTTACTTGCCTCCTCTACCAGTTGTTCCAGGCCGTCTGTGTCAGTCTGAACAGAGGGGCACTGGAGACACATCTCCAAACGCAGCACAACCTGCAGCTGGCACCTGGACAGTAACCACAATACAAGCATTACGTCTTCAATCATAAAGTCCAAAAGGAAACCGTGCCTGTTTACTTCAGGTGAACCCTGTTTGTCCACGATGACCACCTGGTTTGCATCACCTTGCatgtcagtttctttaaataaCTGACCGGTATTAGtagtatgtttttgtttcatcAACGTTCTTGGTTTTGGAATAGAACCATCAAGTATTCCATGTCATAAGGAAGACCCCAAAAAGGCTCACAGAAGTAGTGTcattaaaattaacaaaaaataaataaacatattatatatatatatatatatatatatatatatatatatatataaaagaattcagaaccacctttcattaattagaaataaaaaaatgaatgaaccagtagtacagcacttcaccagtcagggacatgacaaacgatgtaaagtttgtagtattagaacagctcaaattagacaatgcgacatatagaagaataaaagaaagtaaatggaaaaATAGACTGAAcgcgattatgccagcgggactcaacagaaaagaatgaactaattaacttcaataaatatataacatttaaataaataaacaaaattcattcaaaagttgtgcatgctgatgcgctggggaggccaaatctagactgatcctcagagccagcattgcatgttATAAtcaaaatataagtttatataaagtagtgttaattagaattaatatagattcaaagatagaagtaaaaatgatgtcacaatatatagaacaccattacatcatgtaagaataaatcatggatttgaatgtaaacaataacaagtagttgtcatgtcgtcaaaaacctataaatacctccaatgttttgattcaaacacaggctcccttgagaaagatatgtacaacatatcgaaacgttgggcagctggctctttgagctaaaatattatatatatatatataatctgtctggaatgtttaaatggtttaatCTGTATTAATGTGTTCAAATAAACTGTTAATAATTTATCCATAACCAATTAACACTCAATATTGTTCAATgaagaaatattaaaacaaactaaaattcaaagacaaatgtttcaacagaAGTCTTTCAATGTCTTTATAACAAAAGTCAAAATGTTTTTCTTCAAATAACTGAGAATGTTCTTAAGTTTATTTgttatgaaaataaatgcaatttaaatacagcacaaaTAAATTATAAGCCCTAGATACTCACTCGCGAACCTTTGCTTCATTGTCTTGTGCGTTTGCGTACTGCTGTCTGATCAATTTGCTGGACTTAACAAGGTTTTCCTGCACAAATTGGGCACAATTCACCTGCAACAGAGATGGAtgaaatattgattttttttcccctaagTGTATCATAAATGGGCCTCTTGCTGCCTCAGGTCACATTTCATCAGTTCAAAATAAGTATTAAATTTGAGCTGAAATCGCTTACTATCCCACAATGTGTACAAATCTGACACCCGGTCATTTTCTTATCCATTATAATGAAATGAATTGTTTTTGGATCTGACATCAATCCATGTCCTTTACAGCTTTATAATAAGAATATGTTTTATGCcatcattttcaagtatttcattTGCTGTAACTTACTTCTGCATCTCCTAGGACCTCACATAAGTACAAGACATTCTCAGCGGGAGAAATATAATTGTAAAATACAATGGGAAGTGCAGCAAGAAAGAATATTAAGTGTTCCACTCAAAAGGCTATCAAATAGAGCCCCTGTATTCCCATTAATGGCATTTAGAGGTTTGAGAGGAGAGTTCTTGATAATTGGAACCTTTCCCACACACTCAAAGCTGTAATCAATATCCttcctataaaataaatatgttcagTTTACCTCCAGTTCTTGGTTGTCTGTTGATTTCAGAAATGTTTCAATGAGATTAAGGGAGTTCTGGACTTGCGTAACCAGAGAGGAGTCTCGTTCGGTCACAGCCTTCTGGTAACTCTCCTTAAGATGGGACAGAAGCTCCTCTTCACTTTTAAAATCtaagaacacaaaaaaaaaatcatgaaaatcTCAAGAGgaaattttaatttatttatccaATAATCTCAACTCTTGACATA
The DNA window shown above is from Acipenser ruthenus chromosome 24, fAciRut3.2 maternal haplotype, whole genome shotgun sequence and carries:
- the LOC131700601 gene encoding treslin-like isoform X2, giving the protein MVSRNLVFLIDTSSSGDRTVSGGVCAEANLLKHGVLKILNYFGCRFGLDKVKWGYKFYNSRGARGKIYRASDFKELKAKNFEDFEGECQSKFEENQAGETLDKGKLLAPKAQVIQTALKETLLDFQWDRPDITSPTKPVLRPRRRGQLPGSKVPPNLALAEDELSLKSQNVVFLVSTCPHSTAELQAFMCSGGRSDSYKDVLEDILPRAVQEMIFQNKVALHWLDTTACKKLMESPDHAGYEVLSEVLRQAGGSLVPFHGILGQSLLGRDGAGGSPLMQCLPFTGGSLIHLPGVREAVFPFDSSINYLMSSERIYRAAFPVQCGLLRCGEEMIICSISLESMSSRQSALPNPVNITLKEALTDWSCLKPRVMRTDTWVVQQAKETAGSDEEKIAFQQLLKELAVQSLHMVVSVDVSGGFPPCTGVLSPLSATTALLTLLYPEPTSDGGLLLNELVSQGSDELSTDLPDIVSSVLNHVYDCIEDEQENSSEDPPVPDWAQQELSSTYPGPSALVEGWFPLSDQSGVSSNLMESIRLLHAAPEEDELDEGTSSNPEQDLTACLSELYQGTASSEDSEQQGRKRSGGPRTPVRQKMKTMSRSLQMLNVARLNVKAQKSQPDEPQPSERGPVKQGKRRSGDKQGGKAGRNSTHFKSEEELLSHLKESYQKAVTERDSSLVTQVQNSLNLIETFLKSTDNQELEVNCAQFVQENLVKSSKLIRQQYANAQDNEAKVRECQLQVVLRLEMCLQCPSVQTDTDGLEQLVEEITDMLRIISLSKDPSYLAKFLEEEILIVYINTVPTILGDMYSSLGTQLPEKLTSVLPSDFFSDESMTQESNSPAASQLSAAPSTSSAGGERLENLRTRSAEKKRSGMLTRHRSMSDASQSLRQIEMPKKSTKRESVKSRLSFAVELPCPEPPPPKEVVQEVTKVRRNLFNQESHSSIKKAKLPRSQSVSAVEGLRHKRSRSKDDVKVSDNHKLLTKKVMETPLHKQVSNRLLHRQIKGRNSITASEVCIVEESPVKPENETDLRRSPRIKKLSFGRRHSSSFYSSSQPRSRNLERVHSASQLTLSDSKAGMLDIQTIRSPVRLLFGAMRSPSHSEACGSREERRAGMEEQVSEELVCQTPKKTPRKAHRKLWSPTGRGVTPRKSPRTPTRIPCQTPVMSPVLGIRSETHGSSSWKLGGSPFKSPVRRSQRLVLGTPLKDSSPGNRLRTPVKNFVESLLPARTHAKSGILQSPTRTPKKTVTWSPSPQKPRLQGQAHVAFKVPESPCNPSRHSPRMLRTPKKNGTPRKSPQTPGTPRALMTTPQKACTLQTHPRSQSITNSPVTLRSCQGPCAPNSPVGTPPKQIATRTSLRISGQLGTPRKDHSLFEHSPQKAGHFTPEKKPWKTSLVAPLTPRTPKASKSCTPLRNDADAGAELCGNSSPVKQPARTQQKSPLIPQRIFTRSGGTPLKGTPPKNPVWTPLKSSNNNVTPRKNLQKMGGTTLTDRLETADTTALASAFSSSPVKPNIVSKPLGGRKNREKARLLSSSRSCGYLQQTASTDEISPPKLKRAFKSDSMGSTQTGVCKQLPGSSELSQNKAISQSDVVSVSERLDSSSQASTCTSGSFATTEEEESIEISEATILKTEDLKMNICFTRKPSRSDEVFEFSSRKLGDSSSTTGPSYGFRLTPDRQQRRAAARLRSPEEPPKFSTPRTSRTPSQRRSPATPNTPSYQVELEMQASGLHKLKFKRTDSFNAGETGVESSLKVLPQGSTKTKRAGPASPLTRYPKRRDTGYASPSSLCAHGTPGKTTPGKGGVQTYICQSYTPTQHSSTPSPSGIGEAAPWTPSPQRRGRSTPESLINWPRRKKAGGAGVGNKEKWVVGVPLSKEAENLKLLEDPDLEGVCRLQDIQSLDHGDRQDSREAFGLRSRKRGSSEAFSPDEEDGQRRAKKPLLSQLEDSDITGGLCNQWGDSESLQCDNQFFIDKDFVISGVTPPSCKLRKPVSASGLLALTQSPLLYRGKTPSSNKKSYATDDESSLDTSAQKKAAAPMVAEQDMSPFNGASRQRSVNRPYSRKKLLS